In Wolinella succinogenes DSM 1740, a single genomic region encodes these proteins:
- a CDS encoding acyl-CoA dehydrogenase family protein, producing MHFYDKAKQFSLKEISPKAERIDQEAIFPEDIFDQIAKEGYFSLLVPKEYGGEGKGLSEHTQVCMAFAEGSATVALCYMMHNVALNCINQHGDEALKRKIFTEVVENQKMLALAYSEIGTGTHFYKPEITAQYSDSGVVLNGIKSMVTSAGYASYYLVLSPAKDPENINNWVVPLENQGLSFALSKWNGLGMRANVSCPMEMKDLFLENLYKIGEEGSGATQVFATVAPFFLAGLASVYSGLGTQIFQEAIQHATTRKYAEDSSLAHIETVQIHLSNLYTKSSSARAMTAEAARSYDHQEPDAAAKIIAARIFASESVIENATTAMRIGGGKSYNKQTPLERLLRDSFAGQIMAPSVDVLKVWLGKALSGQPIP from the coding sequence CTGAAGATATTTTTGATCAAATTGCCAAAGAGGGGTACTTCTCCCTTCTAGTGCCCAAAGAGTATGGCGGCGAGGGCAAAGGCCTTAGCGAACACACACAGGTCTGCATGGCCTTTGCCGAGGGGTCTGCCACAGTCGCACTCTGCTATATGATGCACAATGTAGCCCTCAATTGCATCAATCAGCATGGAGATGAAGCGCTCAAGCGAAAAATCTTTACCGAAGTGGTCGAGAATCAAAAAATGCTCGCGCTTGCCTATAGTGAAATCGGCACAGGCACTCACTTCTACAAGCCCGAAATCACGGCTCAATATAGCGATTCAGGTGTGGTCTTGAATGGAATCAAGAGCATGGTCACCTCCGCAGGCTACGCCTCCTACTATCTCGTGCTCTCCCCCGCCAAAGACCCTGAGAATATCAACAATTGGGTTGTCCCCCTAGAGAATCAAGGGCTTAGCTTTGCACTCTCTAAATGGAATGGTCTTGGCATGAGAGCCAATGTCTCTTGCCCTATGGAGATGAAAGATCTCTTCTTGGAAAACCTCTACAAAATCGGGGAAGAGGGTTCTGGAGCAACTCAGGTCTTCGCCACGGTCGCCCCTTTCTTCCTTGCGGGACTCGCCTCAGTCTATAGCGGACTTGGCACGCAGATATTCCAAGAGGCTATCCAGCACGCCACGACACGAAAATACGCCGAAGATTCCTCCCTCGCCCATATCGAAACCGTGCAGATTCACCTCTCCAATCTCTACACCAAAAGCTCCTCCGCTAGAGCCATGACCGCTGAAGCGGCAAGAAGCTACGACCACCAAGAGCCAGACGCCGCCGCCAAAATCATTGCCGCAAGAATCTTCGCCTCTGAAAGCGTGATCGAAAACGCCACGACCGCAATGAGAATCGGTGGAGGTAAAAGCTACAATAAGCAAACCCCCCTAGAGAGATTGCTTCGAGATTCCTTCGCAGGGCAGATCATGGCTCCAAGCGTGGATGTGCTGAAAGTTTGGCTTGGCAAAGCGTTGAGTGGCCAACCTATCCCTTAA